ATGGTATATACGCTTGTAATGGTATTTTGTTTAATCATGAGTCGCCTATACGAGGTGAAACCTTTGTAACCCGTAAAATTACAAGGGCAACCTCTAGAATTGCATTAGGGTTACAAGATAAATTCTATTTAGGAAATCTCGATGCTCAGCGCGATTGGGGACATGCCAAAGATTATGTGCGTATGATGTGGATGATTCTTCAAGCTGAAGAAGCCGAAGATTGGGTTATAGCAACCAATAAAACGACTACCGTTCGCGATTTTGTTAAGATGAGTTTTGCCGAAGTTGGCATTGAATTGGAGTTTAAAGGAACGGGTGTCGATGAAAAAGCCTTTGTAAAATCATGTCGCCATGCTGAATATCAATTGCCCGTTGGAAAAGAAGTACTTTCGGTAGATCCCAAATATTTTAGACCAACAGAAGTTGATTTGTTAATAGGCGATGCTACTAAGGCGAAGGAAAAACTGGGTTGGGTGCCAGAATACGATTTACCAGCTTTAGTAAAAGATATGATGCAGAGTGATGTCAAGCTTATGAAAAAAGAGCAGTTTCTCAAAGAAGGCGGTTACGAGATTATGAATTATTTTGAATAGCCTGATTATGCAAAAAAACGCTAAAATTTATATCGCTGGTCATCGTGGTTTGGTTGGGAGTGCAATTTTAAAAAACCTTCAAAATAAAGGCTATAGCAATATTATTACCAGAACGCATAAAGAACTGGACTTAACCAATCAGGTTGATGTTGCTTCTTTTTTTAAAGATGAAAAGCCCGAGTATGTTTTTTTAGCGGCTGCTAAAGTTGGTGGTATTGTTGCTAATAACGTGTATCGTGCAGACTTTATTTATGAAAACATGATGATTCAAAACAACGTGATTCATCAAAGTTATGTACACGGTGTTAAAAAATTATTGTTTTTGGGAAGTACTTGTATTTATCCAAAAAATGCACATCAACCCATGAAAGAAGAGTACCTGTTAACAGATACTTTGGAATATACCAATGAACCCTACGCCATAGCGAAAATAGCGGGCATTAAAATGTGCGAAAGTTATAATTTACAATACGGCACTAATTTTATTTCGGTAATGCCCACAAACTTATATGGTCCAAACGATAATTTTGATTTAGAAAAATCGCATGTGCTGCCAGCATTAATCCGTAAAATACATTTAGCAAAACTTCTTTCAGAAGATCAAGTAGGGGAGGTGTTGGAAGATTTGGAAATGGAGACTTTAGAAGACGCTAAAAACTATTTGAAACAGTTTGGAGTTAATAAAGATAGCGTAGAAATATGGGGTTCTGGAAAACCAAAACGCGAGTTTTTATGGAGTGAAGATATGGCCGATGCCTGTGTGTTTTTAATGGAAAATCGAGATTTTTCAGACACTTATACAGCTGGCGAAAAGGAAGTTAGAAATACACATATTAACATCGGTACAGGTAAAGACATATCTATTAAAGAACTCGCAGAAATCATAAAAGAGGTTGTTGGTTTTGATGGCGATTTGGTTTTTAACACCAAAAAACCAGATGGCACCTTCAGGAAACTTACGGACGTTTCTAAATTAAATGGTTTGGGGTGGAAACACAGTGTTGAATTAGTAGAGGGAATTGAACAAATTTATAAATGGTATTTAAATAAAAAAAATGAAATATAAACAACCTAAAGTAATAGCAGAAATAGGATGTAATCATAAAGGTGATTTTGATATTGCTATAGAATTATTAAATTTAGCTAAAGAGTGTGGGGCAGATGTGGCTAAATTTCAAAAAAGAAATAATAGGGAATTATTAACGGAAGAGCAATATAATGCTCCTCACCCTAATCCTTCTAACTCTTATGGAGATACTTACGGTGCTCATCGAGAGTATTTAGAATTTTCAGTAGATCAACATAAAAAACTGAAAGAGCATTGCGATCAAATTGGACTAGAATATTCCACATCTGTTTGGGATGTTACTTCAGCTGAGGAAATGATAACTTTTAAGCCGTCATTGTTAAAGGTTCCTTCAGCCTGTAATAACAATTTTGACATGTTAAAGGTATTAAGAGACGATTTTGAAGGAGATGTGCATCTTTCTTTTGGAATGACAAGTTTAGAAGAAGAAAAGGAAATTATTGAGTTTTTCGAGGAAACAAATCAAGCCAAAGACAGATTAGTAATATATTCATGTACATCAGGGTATCCTGTCCCTTTCAAAGATGTTTGTTTATTAGAAATTACTAGACTTATCAAGGAGTATGGAGAAAGAGTAAAACACGTTGGTTTTTCTGGGCATCATTTAGGTATAGCAATAGATAATGCGGCTTTTGCTTTGGGTGCTAATTGGGTTGAAAGACATTTTACAAAAGACAGAACTTGGAAAGGTACGGATCATGCAGCTTCTTTAGAGCCTACAGGAATGAGAAAATTATGTCGTGATTTAAAAGCAACATATGAGGCTTTAGGTTACAAGGACTCTGAAATTCTAGAAATAGAGCAAGTTCAAAGGGATAAATTGAAATACAGAAAATAATGAGTGTTATAGCTTTTATTCCTGCAAGAGGGGGAAGCAAATCAATACCATTAAAGAATATCAAATACTTTTGTGGAAAACCTTTAATATATTGGACGCTTAAAGCGGCTCATGATTCTAAAATAATTTCTAAAATAGTTGTGGCTACAGATGATGCTAAAATAGAGGAAACAGTTCTTGGTTTTAGTTTTTCTAAGGTTTCTGTATATAGAAGGAGTGATGAAAATGCCCAAGACAGTTCTTCAACAGAAAGTGTTATGTTAGAGTTTTTAGAAAGGGAAGAAATTGATAAAAGTTATACTTTTTTATTAATACAAGCAACGTCTCCTTTATTAACAACTTTAGATTTGGATATAGGTTTAGAGGCATTTAAAAGCCATGATTCTATTCTTTCGTGTGTTAGATCAAAGCGTTTTTTTTGGACTGAAAGAAGGGAAGCTTTAAACTATAATTATAAAAATAGGCCAAGAAGACAAGATTTTGAAGGTTTATTAATGGAAAATGGTGCTTTTTATATTAATTCTGTCAGTAATATTTTGGAATACAAGAATAGATTATCTGGTGATATTGGTATAGTCGAAATGCCTGAATATACAGCCGTTGAAATTGATGAAGAAGAAGATTGGTTAATGGCAGAATCGCTTATGAAACGTTTTGTTTTGAAAGAAAACAAACCTTTAAAATGTGATATTAAGCTTTTTGTGACAGATGTTGATGGTGTCTTAACCGATGCGGGAATGTATTATAGCGAATCTGGAGATGAATTAAAGAAATTTAATACGCATGATGGTATGGCTTTTCAACTTTTGTGTGAGCAAGGTATAAAAACAGCAATTGTTACTTCAGAGAATACTAAAATTGTTGAAAACAGAGCTAAGAAATTAAAGGTTGATTATCTGTGCCAGGGCAAAAAATATGGAGGAAAATTAGAAGTTGTTATGGATATTTGTAAAAAGGAAAAAATAACTTTGTCTCAAGTTGCTTATATAGGCGATGATATTAATTGTTTTGAGTTGTTATCTAATGTTGGTATTGCTGCTTGTCCTAAAAATGCTCTTAAGAAAATAAAAGCTATACCGAATATGATTCACTTAGAAAAAAAGGGGGGAGAAGGAGTAGTAAGAGAATTTGTAGAAGAAATTCTTTTTAATTAAAATTTATGAAGAAAATACTTTATTTTGATAACTGGGATAAAGGGTATAGAAACTTTTTAAGATTAGATCAAGATTTTAAAGATAAGGGCTATGAAACATTCTTGTTGCACACTTCTTCTTTTATGCTTGATGGAATAGAGAAAGAAAAGCAAATAGACGGTTTAGAATTAAAAGATATTTCTTTTTATAAGACTAATAGACTAAGAAAAATTATAGAGCGGGAAAACCCAGATATTATTATAATTCTGAATCTATCATTTTTAATAGATAGGGCAATCGTTAAAATTTGTAAAGATTTAAATATTAAGATTTTTCATTTATCACATGGTAAGTTAATACCAAAGGAGAGCATTGACGTTGTTAGGACTACCGTTCAAAATGAGAGTAAAGGAGGATTGTTTTCAAAAATCACCAAAAAGAATATTTTTTCGGCGTATAATTATTTTATTGAATACCCAAGTATTTTGACCTTTTTTAGGTTTATTATAAGAGCCTATAAAAACCCTATGGAGTATACGTTGTTTCCAAAATACTCAAGGGAGCTTGCGGTTAATAAATCATTAGTGTACTATCCTTCAGATTTTGAAATAATGGTAAAGGAATTTGGTTTTCCTGAAGATATGGTTGAAGTTGTAGGAAATCCGGAATTAGATATTTTTTATAATTCAAAATTGTTAAGTAGGGATATATTTTTGAAAAATCACTTAGAGATTAAATCTAATAAATATGTAGCCTATTTTGATGATGGATTAGCTTTAATTTATGGATGGGATACAAAGAAGTGGCTGGGTTTTTTAAAAGACCTTAATAATATTTTGAAGAAGGCAGATTTAAAATTAATTGTCAAATTGCATCCGAGAAGAGATATAACCAACTGCCTTTCATTTTTTGAAGAGCATAAAATAAGGTGCTTTTATGATGTTGATTTTAAAAATTTAATTGAACATTCCTCGT
This genomic stretch from Flavobacteriaceae bacterium GSB9 harbors:
- the gmd gene encoding GDP-mannose 4,6-dehydratase, which gives rise to MSKKVALITGVTGQDGAYLSEFLLKKGYEVHGIKRRSSLFNTDRIDHLYQDPHVENRDFYLHYGDLTDSTNLTRIIQEVQPDEIYNLAAMSHVHVSFEMPEYTANADGIGTLRLLEAIRFLGLEKKTRIYQASTSELYGKVQEVPQTETTPFYPRSPYAVAKMYAYWITVNYREAYGIYACNGILFNHESPIRGETFVTRKITRATSRIALGLQDKFYLGNLDAQRDWGHAKDYVRMMWMILQAEEAEDWVIATNKTTTVRDFVKMSFAEVGIELEFKGTGVDEKAFVKSCRHAEYQLPVGKEVLSVDPKYFRPTEVDLLIGDATKAKEKLGWVPEYDLPALVKDMMQSDVKLMKKEQFLKEGGYEIMNYFE
- a CDS encoding GDP-L-fucose synthase, translating into MQKNAKIYIAGHRGLVGSAILKNLQNKGYSNIITRTHKELDLTNQVDVASFFKDEKPEYVFLAAAKVGGIVANNVYRADFIYENMMIQNNVIHQSYVHGVKKLLFLGSTCIYPKNAHQPMKEEYLLTDTLEYTNEPYAIAKIAGIKMCESYNLQYGTNFISVMPTNLYGPNDNFDLEKSHVLPALIRKIHLAKLLSEDQVGEVLEDLEMETLEDAKNYLKQFGVNKDSVEIWGSGKPKREFLWSEDMADACVFLMENRDFSDTYTAGEKEVRNTHINIGTGKDISIKELAEIIKEVVGFDGDLVFNTKKPDGTFRKLTDVSKLNGLGWKHSVELVEGIEQIYKWYLNKKNEI
- a CDS encoding N-acetylneuraminate synthase family protein, coding for MKYKQPKVIAEIGCNHKGDFDIAIELLNLAKECGADVAKFQKRNNRELLTEEQYNAPHPNPSNSYGDTYGAHREYLEFSVDQHKKLKEHCDQIGLEYSTSVWDVTSAEEMITFKPSLLKVPSACNNNFDMLKVLRDDFEGDVHLSFGMTSLEEEKEIIEFFEETNQAKDRLVIYSCTSGYPVPFKDVCLLEITRLIKEYGERVKHVGFSGHHLGIAIDNAAFALGANWVERHFTKDRTWKGTDHAASLEPTGMRKLCRDLKATYEALGYKDSEILEIEQVQRDKLKYRK
- a CDS encoding acylneuraminate cytidylyltransferase, whose protein sequence is MSVIAFIPARGGSKSIPLKNIKYFCGKPLIYWTLKAAHDSKIISKIVVATDDAKIEETVLGFSFSKVSVYRRSDENAQDSSSTESVMLEFLEREEIDKSYTFLLIQATSPLLTTLDLDIGLEAFKSHDSILSCVRSKRFFWTERREALNYNYKNRPRRQDFEGLLMENGAFYINSVSNILEYKNRLSGDIGIVEMPEYTAVEIDEEEDWLMAESLMKRFVLKENKPLKCDIKLFVTDVDGVLTDAGMYYSESGDELKKFNTHDGMAFQLLCEQGIKTAIVTSENTKIVENRAKKLKVDYLCQGKKYGGKLEVVMDICKKEKITLSQVAYIGDDINCFELLSNVGIAACPKNALKKIKAIPNMIHLEKKGGEGVVREFVEEILFN